One genomic region from Desulfovibrio porci encodes:
- a CDS encoding methyl-accepting chemotaxis protein, whose product MKLSTKISYSMGTLTVLIAILAVYLLLQMQQINHAATVMAERYIPVIDLAGRLNNDVSQHRMMEIRHVYATGRAMKEDREKVMTSLKNNIDGYLQELSGLVRTPAAKQALRLADEGMKAYCSLSDKLMDISRQDRAEEAVKLLLGDSRILYNDLSERINNLVLEVRKNVDAANAEADVKFERSNMIGIILTVLSILISVLLTIMIVRNSVRQLGKDPGELNAIAHRVVDGDYNVDDGGKKMGVYGAIVEMVNTLKSHIESARRESENAREQSAKAQEAMRQAEAAGMEAQAKTQAMLVAADKLEQVGTVVSSASSELSAQIEQSDRGAAESASRLSEAATAMNEMNATVQEVAKNAGSASTASADTKAKAEAGAQVVEKAVRSIEQVHQMSLDLKDDMAQLNEHAQDITRIMGVISDIADQTNLLALNAAIEAARAGEAGRGFAVVADEVRKLAEKTMASTNDVGNAIRAIQESTAKSMTGVDNAVERIGEATELANQSGQALQEIVATVEATGDQVNAIATASEEQSAASEQINQSIVQVNEMSRQTAEAMTEAARAVSDLAAQAQGLTNLIQELKQA is encoded by the coding sequence ATGAAATTGTCCACTAAAATTTCTTACAGCATGGGGACATTGACGGTGCTGATCGCCATTCTGGCCGTTTATCTGCTGCTGCAGATGCAACAGATCAACCACGCGGCTACCGTCATGGCTGAACGATATATTCCGGTCATTGATCTGGCGGGCAGGCTGAACAACGATGTGTCGCAACATCGTATGATGGAAATACGCCACGTCTATGCCACCGGCAGGGCCATGAAGGAAGACAGGGAAAAAGTCATGACCTCCCTGAAAAATAATATTGACGGTTATCTGCAGGAACTTTCCGGTCTCGTGCGCACCCCCGCAGCCAAGCAGGCATTGCGCCTGGCCGACGAAGGCATGAAAGCCTATTGCAGCCTCTCCGACAAGCTGATGGATATCTCCCGCCAGGACCGGGCGGAAGAAGCCGTCAAGTTATTGCTGGGCGACTCGCGCATCCTTTACAATGACCTGAGTGAACGGATCAACAACCTGGTGCTGGAGGTCAGAAAAAACGTCGACGCAGCCAATGCCGAGGCCGACGTCAAGTTTGAAAGAAGCAATATGATCGGCATCATTTTGACCGTGCTGTCAATTCTCATATCCGTGTTACTGACCATTATGATTGTGCGCAACAGCGTGCGCCAGTTGGGCAAGGACCCCGGCGAGCTGAACGCCATTGCCCACCGCGTGGTGGACGGCGACTATAATGTGGATGACGGCGGCAAAAAAATGGGCGTCTACGGCGCCATCGTGGAAATGGTCAACACCCTGAAAAGCCATATTGAAAGCGCCCGGCGCGAATCGGAAAACGCCAGGGAGCAGTCCGCCAAGGCCCAGGAGGCCATGCGGCAGGCCGAAGCCGCCGGCATGGAAGCTCAGGCCAAAACCCAGGCCATGCTGGTAGCCGCCGACAAGCTGGAACAGGTCGGCACTGTGGTTTCCTCAGCCTCCAGCGAGCTTTCGGCCCAGATCGAGCAATCCGACCGGGGCGCGGCAGAATCCGCCTCCCGCCTCTCTGAAGCGGCCACGGCCATGAATGAGATGAACGCCACGGTCCAGGAAGTGGCCAAGAACGCCGGTTCGGCCTCCACCGCTTCCGCCGACACCAAGGCAAAGGCCGAGGCAGGCGCGCAAGTGGTGGAAAAGGCCGTGCGCAGCATTGAACAGGTCCATCAGATGTCTCTGGATCTCAAGGATGACATGGCCCAGCTCAACGAGCACGCCCAGGATATCACCCGGATCATGGGCGTCATCTCGGACATCGCTGACCAGACCAATCTGCTGGCCCTCAACGCGGCCATTGAAGCGGCCCGCGCGGGCGAGGCCGGGCGCGGCTTCGCCGTGGTGGCCGACGAGGTGCGTAAACTGGCTGAAAAAACCATGGCCTCCACCAACGACGTGGGCAACGCCATCAGGGCCATTCAGGAAAGCACGGCAAAGAGCATGACCGGCGTGGACAACGCCGTGGAACGCATCGGCGAGGCCACGGAACTGGCCAACCAGTCCGGTCAGGCTTTGCAGGAAATTGTTGCCACCGTGGAGGCCACCGGGGATCAGGTCAACGCCATCGCCACGGCCAGCGAGGAACAGTCCGCAGCCAGCGAGCAAATCAACCAGTCCATTGTCCAGGTCAACGAGATGTCCCGCCAGACCGCCGAGGCCATGACTGAAGCGGCCAGGGCCGTGTCCGACCTGGCCGCGCAGGCCCAGGGGCTCACAAACCTGATTCAGGAACTGAAGCAGGCCTGA
- a CDS encoding methyl-accepting chemotaxis protein — MKLTIQSKLLLPSLTALVIMILGSTLLVANMVSNRLESNFENELEVTNQVLLKGVSNAAVNYKNSVRGMAATARLRVLADAMGGDPAQALEAGRSVQDVVESLNAIYTAFPEVGIAGPDGVVVAGSVKETVGKLNISNRVYFQDALQGKTVISQPLMSRDINDKAVIIATPLLNSSGKPAGVLYADLPAKDIIASTIEGVHIGKTGFAYILDKGGLMLAHPDYKLVQEFDAKTTEWGRKVLAAPQGALHYTTNAGIERLLNFRKDPESGWIAVSTLDVSEISEATSSIRNISLGIMLVGAVLVGLIIFLVTRPIIKDLLHGVNYAKAVAGGDLDTPFTRQRSDELGTLFTALNAMVEHLKKLIASAHQESENAKEQSRKAQEAMEQAEKASQEALGKTQAMLAAADRLEQVGSVVSSASTELSAQIEQSDRGAAESAQRLSEAATAMNEMNATVQEVARNASSASAASISTREKAEAGAQVVEKAVHSIEDVHAKSLALKDDMALLNEHSQDITRIMGVISDIADQTNLLALNAAIEAARAGEAGRGFAVVADEVRKLAEKTMASTQDVGNAIRSIQESTAQSMSAVDEAVQRIGEATELANQSGQALQEIVETVEATADQVNAIATASEEQSAASEEINQSIVQVNDMSRQTAEAMAEAAKAVSDLAMQAQSLTDLIQELKQA; from the coding sequence ATGAAGCTTACGATTCAAAGTAAATTACTACTGCCAAGCCTGACAGCCCTTGTCATCATGATACTGGGCAGCACGCTGCTGGTCGCCAATATGGTTTCCAATCGCCTGGAGAGCAACTTCGAGAATGAACTGGAGGTGACCAACCAGGTTCTGCTCAAGGGCGTGTCCAACGCCGCCGTGAATTATAAAAACAGCGTGCGCGGCATGGCCGCCACGGCCCGGCTGCGCGTCCTAGCGGACGCCATGGGCGGCGACCCCGCTCAGGCGCTGGAAGCCGGGCGCAGCGTCCAAGACGTTGTGGAAAGCCTCAACGCCATTTACACGGCCTTTCCGGAGGTCGGCATCGCCGGCCCTGACGGCGTGGTCGTGGCGGGCTCGGTGAAGGAGACCGTCGGCAAGCTCAACATCAGCAACCGCGTGTATTTCCAGGACGCCCTGCAGGGAAAAACGGTCATCTCCCAACCACTCATGAGCAGGGACATCAACGACAAGGCCGTCATTATCGCCACGCCGTTGCTGAACTCCTCCGGCAAGCCCGCCGGCGTGCTTTACGCCGACCTGCCCGCCAAAGACATCATCGCCAGCACTATTGAAGGCGTGCACATCGGCAAGACCGGCTTCGCTTACATTCTGGACAAGGGCGGCCTTATGCTGGCCCACCCCGATTACAAGCTGGTCCAGGAATTCGACGCGAAAACCACGGAATGGGGACGCAAGGTGCTGGCCGCCCCTCAAGGCGCGCTGCACTACACCACCAACGCGGGCATTGAACGCCTGCTTAATTTCCGAAAGGATCCCGAATCCGGCTGGATCGCCGTCTCCACCCTCGACGTCTCGGAAATCAGCGAAGCCACATCCTCCATCCGCAATATCAGTCTGGGCATCATGCTGGTCGGCGCCGTTCTTGTGGGCCTGATCATCTTCCTGGTCACCCGGCCCATCATCAAGGACCTTCTACATGGCGTCAATTACGCCAAGGCTGTGGCCGGAGGCGATCTTGACACGCCGTTCACCCGGCAGCGCAGTGATGAACTCGGCACGCTTTTCACGGCCCTGAACGCCATGGTGGAACACCTTAAGAAATTGATAGCCTCGGCCCACCAGGAATCGGAAAACGCCAAAGAGCAGTCCCGCAAGGCCCAGGAGGCCATGGAACAGGCCGAAAAAGCCAGCCAGGAAGCTCTTGGCAAAACCCAGGCCATGCTGGCCGCCGCCGACAGGCTGGAACAGGTGGGCAGCGTGGTTTCCTCCGCCTCCACCGAACTTTCGGCCCAGATCGAACAGTCCGACCGGGGCGCGGCCGAATCCGCCCAGCGCCTTTCCGAAGCGGCCACGGCCATGAACGAAATGAACGCCACGGTCCAGGAAGTGGCCCGGAACGCCAGTTCCGCCTCCGCCGCCTCCATCTCCACCAGGGAAAAGGCCGAGGCCGGCGCGCAGGTGGTGGAAAAGGCCGTGCACAGCATTGAAGACGTCCACGCCAAGTCCCTGGCGCTCAAGGACGACATGGCCCTGCTCAACGAGCACTCGCAGGATATTACCCGGATCATGGGCGTGATCTCGGACATTGCGGACCAGACCAACCTGCTGGCGCTGAACGCCGCCATTGAGGCCGCCCGCGCGGGCGAGGCCGGGCGCGGCTTCGCCGTGGTGGCCGACGAAGTGCGCAAGCTGGCCGAAAAGACCATGGCTTCCACCCAGGATGTGGGCAACGCCATCAGATCCATTCAGGAAAGCACGGCCCAAAGCATGAGCGCCGTGGATGAGGCCGTGCAGCGCATCGGCGAAGCCACGGAACTGGCCAACCAGTCCGGTCAGGCCTTGCAGGAAATTGTGGAAACTGTGGAAGCCACGGCGGATCAGGTCAACGCCATCGCCACGGCCAGCGAGGAGCAGTCCGCCGCCAGCGAGGAGATCAACCAATCCATCGTCCAGGTCAACGACATGTCCCGCCAGACAGCCGAAGCCATGGCCGAAGCCGCCAAGGCCGTCTCCGATCTGGCTATGCAGGCCCAGAGCCTCACGGACCTGATTCAGGAGCTGAAACAGGCCTGA